Proteins encoded in a region of the Anopheles aquasalis chromosome 2, idAnoAquaMG_Q_19, whole genome shotgun sequence genome:
- the LOC126570926 gene encoding serine/threonine-protein phosphatase PP1-beta catalytic subunit isoform X1, with translation MVDHVLDVDNLIQRLLEAHKLQQQQAQESRKKGKLKEIFSHDFMVRGCRPGKSVPMPEEEIRALCLKSREIFLQQPILLELEAPLKICGDIHGQYTDLLRLFEYGGFPPEANYLFLGDYVDRGKQSLETICLLLAYKIKYPENFFLLRGNHECASINRIYGFYDECKRRYNVKLWKTFTDCFNCLPIAAIIDEKIFCCHGGLSPDLNHMEQIKRIMRPTDVPDTGLLCDLLWSDPDKDVKGWGENDRGVSFTFGVDIVAKFLLVHELDLICRAHQVVEDGYEFFARRSLVTLFSAPNYCGEFDNAGGMMSVDANLMCSFQILKPSEKKAKYQYSGTNSQRPQTPQRNQNPTNKRK, from the exons CACAcaaactgcaacaacaacaggcacaGGAATCccggaaaaagggcaaactgAAAGAAATCTTCTCGCACGACTTTATGG TCCGCGGATGTCGCCCTGGCAAGTCGGTTCCAATGCCCGAGGAGGAAATTCGGGCGCTGTGCTTAAAATCCCGTGAGATATTCCTACAGCAACCGATACTGCTGGAACTGGAGGCTCCACTCAAAATTTGCG GTGATATACATGGACAGTATACAGATTTGCTGCGGCTTTTCGAGTATGGTGGGTTTCCACCGGAGGCCAACTACCTGTTTCTAGGGGATTACGTCGATCGAGGCAAACAGTCGCTGGAAACGATTTGTCTCCTGCTCGCATACAAAATCAAATATccggaaaactttttcctgtTGCGCGGAAATCATGAATGTGCCAGTATTAATCGGATATATG GTTTCTATGATGAGTGTAAGCGACGGTACAATGTGAAGTTATGGAAGACGTTCACGGACTGTTTCAATTGCCTTCCTATTGCCGCCATTATTGATGAGAAAATATTCTGCTGTCATGGTGGGCTCAGTCCGGATTTGAAC CACATGGAACAGATTAAACGCATCATGCGACCCACGGACGTACCGGATACGGGACTGCTGTGCGATCTGCTGTGGAGCGACCCAGATAAGGACGTGAAGGGCTGGGGAGAGAACGATCGTGGCGTAAGCTTCACGTTCGGCGTGGACATTGTGGCAAAGTTTCTGCTCGTTCACGAGCTTGATCTGATCTGTCGTGCACATCAGGTTGTAGAGGATGGGTACGAGTTCTTCGCCCGCCGATCGTTGGTAACGCTCTTCTCGGCCCCCAACTACTGTGGCGAGTTTGACAACGCCGGTGGAATGATGTCGGTGGACGCAAATTTGATGTGTTCGTTCCAG ATTTTAAAGCCATCAGAAAAGAAGGCCAAGTATCAGTACAGTGGTACCAACAGCCAACGACCGCAGACACCCCAGCGCAATCAGAATCCAACTAATAAACGGAAATAA
- the LOC126570926 gene encoding serine/threonine-protein phosphatase PP1-beta catalytic subunit isoform X2 has translation MVDHVLDVDNLIQRLLEVRGCRPGKSVPMPEEEIRALCLKSREIFLQQPILLELEAPLKICGDIHGQYTDLLRLFEYGGFPPEANYLFLGDYVDRGKQSLETICLLLAYKIKYPENFFLLRGNHECASINRIYGFYDECKRRYNVKLWKTFTDCFNCLPIAAIIDEKIFCCHGGLSPDLNHMEQIKRIMRPTDVPDTGLLCDLLWSDPDKDVKGWGENDRGVSFTFGVDIVAKFLLVHELDLICRAHQVVEDGYEFFARRSLVTLFSAPNYCGEFDNAGGMMSVDANLMCSFQILKPSEKKAKYQYSGTNSQRPQTPQRNQNPTNKRK, from the exons TCCGCGGATGTCGCCCTGGCAAGTCGGTTCCAATGCCCGAGGAGGAAATTCGGGCGCTGTGCTTAAAATCCCGTGAGATATTCCTACAGCAACCGATACTGCTGGAACTGGAGGCTCCACTCAAAATTTGCG GTGATATACATGGACAGTATACAGATTTGCTGCGGCTTTTCGAGTATGGTGGGTTTCCACCGGAGGCCAACTACCTGTTTCTAGGGGATTACGTCGATCGAGGCAAACAGTCGCTGGAAACGATTTGTCTCCTGCTCGCATACAAAATCAAATATccggaaaactttttcctgtTGCGCGGAAATCATGAATGTGCCAGTATTAATCGGATATATG GTTTCTATGATGAGTGTAAGCGACGGTACAATGTGAAGTTATGGAAGACGTTCACGGACTGTTTCAATTGCCTTCCTATTGCCGCCATTATTGATGAGAAAATATTCTGCTGTCATGGTGGGCTCAGTCCGGATTTGAAC CACATGGAACAGATTAAACGCATCATGCGACCCACGGACGTACCGGATACGGGACTGCTGTGCGATCTGCTGTGGAGCGACCCAGATAAGGACGTGAAGGGCTGGGGAGAGAACGATCGTGGCGTAAGCTTCACGTTCGGCGTGGACATTGTGGCAAAGTTTCTGCTCGTTCACGAGCTTGATCTGATCTGTCGTGCACATCAGGTTGTAGAGGATGGGTACGAGTTCTTCGCCCGCCGATCGTTGGTAACGCTCTTCTCGGCCCCCAACTACTGTGGCGAGTTTGACAACGCCGGTGGAATGATGTCGGTGGACGCAAATTTGATGTGTTCGTTCCAG ATTTTAAAGCCATCAGAAAAGAAGGCCAAGTATCAGTACAGTGGTACCAACAGCCAACGACCGCAGACACCCCAGCGCAATCAGAATCCAACTAATAAACGGAAATAA